The Candidatus Bathyarchaeia archaeon nucleotide sequence GGGGGTGTAGTGATCACGAACGACGAGCACTTCACTAACGTAAAGGCGTTGAGGCGAGTGGTTAAAGGAGGTTTAAACAATCCATAGGGAAGCCGAAAACTAGAGGCGGTTAGTTAGAGTACGCTTAAGTTTTGAAACCTACGCGGTGTCCTGCCTCATCCATCCGTTAACTCCTTCCCACCGCCGAATTAATGACGACGATCTTAAAATAGGGGGATCATGAAATCCTGTTCGAAAACGCCTCGATGAGGTAGGCCATGTAGTCTCCAACCATGAGTCGTCCTCTACCATGAAGAAAGCGTAGCCAACCGGTCCGTTCAAGGGTGGGGGCCTAGAACCCCTATGCTTCAACGCTTAAAGTATGCTATTGAGTTTTGAAACCTTGATGCGGGGTTTAGCCTTATCCGTTAACTTTTCATCCTCGGTTATGAGCGTCAAACTCATTTTTTCAGCGTAATAAACGTATGATGCGTCGTAGAAGGTTAACTCCAACTTTTCAGCCACGTTGAATACCTCTTCTTCATGGCAATCGACGCTGAGAACCTTCATGAGGCTAAGCGCATCTTTAACGAGTTTTATCAGCTCCTCCGCCTCGCCGCCGCTGAGCCTCCTATGGTGTATGCGCTCCTTCCATAGAATGTTGCCCAACTCATACCTAGCCAACTCCACCGTGTAGTTTCCAGTCAAAACCTCGATAACGTTTCCAGCCACCGCCTTAAATATCGCGGAGGAGTCGAAAAGATAGCTCAACGCCCCTCCCTGTCCTCCCTAATGGACTTCACCACCTCCTCCACCGGGATCTTAGCCAACGTGGCCTGTACGGCCTCTATTCTTCTCTTGAGTCTTTTCACCTCTTCCTCCCTGATGGCGTCTTCAATCGCCTTCCTCAGAACCTTCGAAGGCTTTAACCCCAACTCTTTAAGCTTCTCCTTAACTTCTAAAGGAACCTTGACGGAAACCGTTACATAACCACCCAACATGACCACCATAAAAGTTTACCGATAATGGCGTAACATAAAGTTTACCTTCTTAAAATCCCCTTCAACCCCCACGTCGGAAGGAAAGGCAAGCATCCAGCGCCCCGCAACGGTCCAGGCGCATCCACCGCCATTCATAGGCCTCGCTTCCACCGGTGCACCAATATACTACACAACTCCCTAGAATGCCGTCTTTATGATAGGAGTGACAAGCTACGAGGCCATGAGGCCCCTACGACCTACGGTAAGCTGATGAGATGGCTTAGAATAATTTTTGGAGGATAGGCCTGTTAAAGAGTCTAAGTAATGTGAAATCCGAAGGCTGTGAAATGCGTTCTAAACCCCGAAAGGGGATGTGACAAAATGTGTCACAATGTGTTAAAGCCAGGGTGTTTTTAACATCCAAAAAATCGAACACCATCTTTGACTCTCTTCATCTAGATTCGGATGGATCTGAATGAAAGAGAATTAAAAACGCATTAAATCATAAAAGTGCTACCGTGGAAACCACTTTAAAATGAATTGCTTAATTAAACCATTCTTGAAGTGACGGCCTTAAATAGGATGGATCGTAACCCATTACCCGTAACTGAGAAAAATATAAGTTTAGCAATTACATTCATAGTGTACGTCTTGCCTGTTAAAACGACAGTCCTATTGAAGGATGAGATATACGAGTATCTTATTAAGAGGTTTGGCAGAAGAAAAATCTCTGAAACAATAAATCAAGCCCTTATGAAGCAATTGTTTAAACCCTCTAAAAGCATGTTTGGTGTCGACCCCTGGCTTACCACCGAAGGCCTCAGAGATGAGGAAGAGCCCCATGGGGCTTATTGACTCATTCGCATGGATAGAGTATTTCAAGGGCTCGAGAAGGGGCGCTAATATAAAGGAGTACGTGGAAAGTTGCGAACCGATATATACGCCTTCGATATGCCTCGTAGAAATAAAATCAAAATACCTAACAGAGAGCAAAGATCCGACAACTAGGATTGAGCTGATACTCGAGAGAAGCTTTATCGTACCATTAGACGCGGAAGTGGCTTTATTGGCCGCGGAGATAAGGAAAGTTTTTGGATGAATAGAATTATTTAACCCTCCCTTTTTACTTGGACGTCGTCCGAATATGTTAAATACAAGGTTAATATATAGTTAACTTATGTGGCTTCCCAGATGGGTGGGAGAGCTTTACGCAAGCCTCCACGTGAATTTTGGAGGAGAGGCATTCCACTTCGAGGATGCCCTCAAGTTCTCTAAATCCGCTTCGATGGCTAAGGTCGCCCTAGCGAAGTTGAAGAGGATGGGATGCCTGTACGTTCACAGGCGGTTCAATAGAAGGAGGAGTTACAGGCTATGCGACCCAGAAGTCCTAATCCACATCCTCTCCGGTAAGATAACTAACTTATGGATGTTTAAGCAGGGGAGGTACTGCCGGTTAATAGGACGCGCCTCCGTGGAGATCCTAAAAAAGATGCCTGATGTGAGGAGCATAGTCGTGTATGGGAGCGTCGCCAGGGGGGTTGCGAGGGAAGACAGCGACGTGGACATGCTCGTAATAATGGAGAGCGCGGAGAGCTTAGGGGCGAGGCTTAATCAACTTTTAAAGATAGAAGCTTCAGGTAAGGTGAAGGAGGAAATAGATTGGCTCTACAACGACGGCGTCGACACTCACATCTCTTTCCTACCCCTAAATACGGAGGAGGCAAGATTCTTCCCACCAGTCCTGTTGGACGTGATCCATGAAGGGATACCGATATTTGACGACGGATTCTACACCTCCCTAGTTAAAGAGAAGGCGATGATTCTATCTAGGCTTAAGGCGAAGAGGGTCTATATCTCTGAGAACGAGTGGTTCTGGGATCTAAAACCCGACATAAAGCTCGGGGATGTGATCGTGATTTGAGGAGCGTAGAAGTAAGCGCCTCGATGCTCGAGCAAGCATATTCGAGGCTGAAGTCGGCGCGGACAGCCTTAAAAGATAGGAACTACGCCTACGCTGTGAGAAGCTCCCAGGAATGCGTGGAGCTGAGTTTGAAGGCGGCCCTAAGGCTTGTGGGCGTGGAATATCCCAAGAAACATGATGTAAGCCGAGTCCTAATAATGAATAAAGAGAGGTTTCCAGAATGGTTTACCGTGGAAAAATTCGCGGAGATAAGCACCGCTTTGGCTGAGAAGAGGGAGCCGGCTATGTACGGAGACGAGTTGAGGATGATGCCCGCGTCGAGGTTATTCGACGAAGGACAGGCGAAAGAGGCTTTAAGAGACGCCGAACAAGTATACAGCGCCAGCGTAAAGCTCCTTAATGAAGTGAAGCTTAAAATCGAGGGAGAATCTAGCCCCACATGAGCATAGGTTGACGCGCATCTAGCCACACACCCTCCCCAGCGCTATTTCAGGCTTTGACTTAACCCGAAAGGAGATGTCGCGGTAAAGCCTAGCTACTGATGTTATAGATGGCCTTCACGAATAGGTTAAAGAATACTCTAAATCTAGTATTATGTATGGACGAAAAAGTTACACCTCTGGAAACAAACACAAACTTTGGAAGAGAACGAAGTTGTCGGCTGTTAGAAGGAAAGCAACATTAATGTCTTTAATCGAAAAGCTTCTCGCCGGAAGTGGAAGAGCTCCTTGGAGAGGAGGAGTTAGAGGTTTCAACGGAGTTGTTGGAGGCGTTGGAGAAAAGGAGGAAGAAGGGGATGGTTCCCTTCGCCATTTTAACTGAAAAAAGCGCCGTTGAGCTGGTAAAGATTCAGCCGAAGCTTTCCGAAGTTTCAGTGGAGCAGAGTTGATGAAGCTTCCAGCAAGACCTCACCGATGGCGGAGAAATCGTTCTGCAACGAGTCGAAAAGCAGCAGAATCCCCCTATACTAGGAGGGGATCCAATTTTTCGAGCCCATTATCCTCATCCCATTAGATGGTAGGTCCCGGTGGCTGAACAGCGTTGAGGAACATGCCTCCTCAGAAACCTGGCTTAACTCGTTGTGATACAGGCGTGCCTCCCAGCCCTTTTTTAATCCAGTTCTCCAGATGATCTTATCCCAGGAAAGCGCTTTAAACCAGGTTATATGAATCAGTTCCGATAAGGTTTGAAATTAAGGTACGCGGGGAGAAATTTTCTCCACTTAGCCCTTTACATAATCGGGGGCCTAGGCTCCCTCCTCTCCTACCTACTCATAATACGGATGGCGAGGATCCAATACACGTATCAATACGTTCCAGTCACCGCGTACCCAGTGCTATTCACGCCAATCATGGACGTGGTCATTTGGGCCGCGTCCACCGTAACCCTAGCCACCATAGGCTTTAGAAGGTATTGGAAAGAAAACCGCCGGTACAGGGCCTTCACTTTAGCCGCCTTGATATCGGCCACAGCCCTCACATACACCATGACGATCCTATACCCGTCAACCCGACCGTACGCCATCGCCCTTTCATGGATCCCCCTCATACACCTGGTTTACAAACCTTTAAGCGGGTTAAGCCGTGGCCGCTGTTTGCAGGCCGCGGCCTACTCCATCGCCGCTGTGTGGCTGTTCGTGGAGGCGGGTTCAGCCGTTTTCCTAGCCCTGCATCGAGAGCGCGTTTACCCCTTCCCCCTGTACTTCGAAAGGAAAATCGCCAGCCTCAGCGTAAACCTCATGTACAGCCTTCAACCCGCCTCCACCCGGCTCCTCCTAGCCTTAGGATTCTCATGGATAGGCCTACCCGTTTTCGCGTGGATAAACAAACGGAAAAAAAGCAAATCAGACTCCACCCTCGAGCCAGTATGGCTAGGACCCACCATCCTGATAATGGCCCTCACCCTATCCATCGTGGCCATCAGCGTTCCATTCATCAGGAACCCAGAATTCTTCGGAGTCGACACAGAATACTACCTAAACAGGCTCACATCCATCGAGAAATTCGAACACCTTATTAGGCTCTTGCCCGGAGACCCTAGGCTCCTATACCTCATCCTGCTGAAAACCCTATGTCTCGCCGGGGCCTCGCCTCAACTCTCCATTAAACTTGGCCCCCTACTGTTGACGGCGCTAAACGCCTTCGCGTTCTACTTCCTCGCCGCCGAGATCGCTGACAGTCGGCTCGCCGGAGGCCTAGCCGGAGCCTTCGCAGCGCTGGGGATGCAAACCTCCATCTCCCTGTACGCGGGCATATACGCGAACTGGCTCACCCTATCCCTCGGAGCCTCAGCCACCACCATCTACCTAAAAGCCGCTAAAACGGGGAAGCTACCCTACCTCGCTCCAACCTACATCCTCACCATCCTATGCCTT carries:
- a CDS encoding HEPN domain-containing protein, translating into MRSVEVSASMLEQAYSRLKSARTALKDRNYAYAVRSSQECVELSLKAALRLVGVEYPKKHDVSRVLIMNKERFPEWFTVEKFAEISTALAEKREPAMYGDELRMMPASRLFDEGQAKEALRDAEQVYSASVKLLNEVKLKIEGESSPT
- a CDS encoding type II toxin-antitoxin system VapC family toxin, with the protein product MSYLFDSSAIFKAVAGNVIEVLTGNYTVELARYELGNILWKERIHHRRLSGGEAEELIKLVKDALSLMKVLSVDCHEEEVFNVAEKLELTFYDASYVYYAEKMSLTLITEDEKLTDKAKPRIKVSKLNSIL
- a CDS encoding nucleotidyltransferase domain-containing protein: MWLPRWVGELYASLHVNFGGEAFHFEDALKFSKSASMAKVALAKLKRMGCLYVHRRFNRRRSYRLCDPEVLIHILSGKITNLWMFKQGRYCRLIGRASVEILKKMPDVRSIVVYGSVARGVAREDSDVDMLVIMESAESLGARLNQLLKIEASGKVKEEIDWLYNDGVDTHISFLPLNTEEARFFPPVLLDVIHEGIPIFDDGFYTSLVKEKAMILSRLKAKRVYISENEWFWDLKPDIKLGDVIVI
- a CDS encoding PIN domain-containing protein — encoded protein: MGLIDSFAWIEYFKGSRRGANIKEYVESCEPIYTPSICLVEIKSKYLTESKDPTTRIELILERSFIVPLDAEVALLAAEIRKVFG
- a CDS encoding CopG family transcriptional regulator — encoded protein: MGGYVTVSVKVPLEVKEKLKELGLKPSKVLRKAIEDAIREEEVKRLKRRIEAVQATLAKIPVEEVVKSIREDREGR